From the Deinococcus gobiensis I-0 genome, the window GCGGCGCTCCTTCCTGCTCGACCTCGCCGCGAGCGTGCCGCAGGCCATCGTGACCGGCACCGAGCGCGCCCCCGGCGCGGCCCTGACCCTGCGGGCCCACGCCGGGCGCTTTACCCCCGAGCTGGACATGGCCGAGGTGGGCGTATGACCCGGCGGCGCCTGGGCGGGCCGCGCGGGCTCTCGGAACTCATGGGCGCGACGCTGGGCACCGCCAAGCTGGCGCGCGGGGTGGGACGGGCGCGGGCGCTGCTGCTGTGGCCGCAGGCGGTCGGCCCCGAGATCGCGCGCATGACCCGGCCCCGCTCGCAGCAGGGCGGCACCCTGTACGTCGAGGTGCGCGACTCGACGACCGCGCACCACCTCACCATGCAGCGCCACCATTTTCTCAAGCGGCTGAACGCGATGCTGGCCGAGGGGAACGGCCGACCCGAGGACGCCGTGCGCGAGCTGCGCTTCAGCGTGGGCACGGTGCGCGCCCCCGAAAACACGCCGCGCGCCGCGCCGCTGCCCGCCCCCGACCGCGCGCGCGCCCGGCAGCTCGTGCAGGAGGTGGCCGACCCCGAGCTGAGGCAGGCCGCCCTGCGCGCCGCCGAGGCCGTGACCCGCGCGCGGCGCTGGCGCGAGGAGCAGGGCTGGCGACCGTGCCCGGTGTGCGGCGAGCGTTGCCCCGCGCCCACCCGCCTGCCCGGTGAGGCCCCGCCGCCCGAGGCGCCGCCCTGCCGCGCCTGCGCCCTGACGCTGGAAGACCCCAACGTGCGCCGCGCCGCGCGGGTGGTGGCCCGCACGCCCGAACGCCTGGACGCCCTGGAGACGACCCTGGGCGGCAGCGGACGGCTCGCGGCGCGCCACCTCGCGCTGGAACTGCTGGACGACCAGCTCGGGCTGCTGGCCCTGGAGTGCGTGCGCAGCGGCGGCGAGAACAACTACCTGAGCTTCCTGCGCGCCCAGGCCGAGACCTACCTGATGCTCAAGCTGGGCAAGGCCAGGGGCGACCTGCGCCGCGCCGACCACGCCGCGCTGCCCGAGCGGGTGCGCCAGGTGCTCGCGGCGGGGCAGCCATGACCCGTTCCCCGGCCGCGCCCACCCCACACGACATCGCCGAGCGCAAGCTGCGTCACCTCGACGCCTGCCTCGACCCGCGCAGCCAGTACCAGACGCTCCGCACCGGCCTGGAGACGGTGCCCTGGCCCTACCGGGCACTGCCGGAGCGCGACCTGGACGCCGTGGACCTCTCCACGACCTTCCTGGGCCGCCGCCTGAGCGCCCCGGTCCTGGTCGGCGCGATGACGGGCGGGGCCGAGCGCGCCGGGCGCATCAACTTCAACCTCGCGCGCGCGGCGGGGCGCCTCGGGCTGGGGATGATGCTCGGCTCGCAGCGCGTGATGCTGGAGCGCCCGGAAGCCCGGGCCACCTTCGCCGTGCGGGACGTGGCCCCCGACATCCTGCTCGTGGGGAACCTGGGCGCGGCGCAGTTCGGGCTGGGCTACGGCCCCGCCGAGGCGACGCGGGCGGTGCGCGAGATCGGGGCCGACGCCCTGGCGATCCATGTCAATCCGCTGCAGGAGGCCCTGCAACCCGGCGGCGACACGCGCTGGGCGGGCCTCGCGGCGCGGCTGGCCGAGGTGGTGCCGGCGCTGGACTTTCCGGCGGTCCTCAAGGAGGTCGGGCACGGCCTGGACGCCGCGACCCTGCGCGCGGTGGCGGGCGCGGGCTTCGCCGCCTACGACGTGGCCGGGGCCGGCGGCACGAGCTGGGCGCGCGTCGAGCAGCTCGTCCACCGGGGCGAGGTGCTCAGCCCGGACCTGTGCGACCTCGGCGTGCCCACCGCCCAGGCCCTGCGGGACGCCCGGCAGGCCGCGCCGCACGTGCCCCTGATCGCCTCGGGCGGTATCCGCACCGGCCTGGACGCCGCGCGCGCGCTGGCGCTGGGTGCCCAGGTGGTCGCGGTGGCCCGCCCCCTGCTGGAGCCCGCCCTGGAGAGCAGCGAGGCCGCCGAGGCGTGGCTGGAGAACTTCGTGCGGGAGCTGCGCGTGGCCCTGTTCGTCGGGGGCTACGGCGGCGTGGAGGAAGTCCGGGGCAGCCAGCCGTAGCGTGACGAACGGAAAACCTTAGCCTTCCGCCCCCTCCTCCCCCATCCGGCGCTCGACGCGCGCGCCCAGGCCGGTCAGCACCTCGTATTCGATGGTGTCGCCCCAGGCGGCCACCTCGCTCACGGTGATGTCGCCGTCGCCCCACAGCTCGGCCCAGTCGCCCGGCCCTACGTCCAGGCCCGTCACGTCCACCATCATCTGGTCCATGCAGATGCGGCCCAGCACCGGCCGCCGCTCGCCGCCGATCAGGACGCTGGCCTTGAGGGTCGCGTTGCGCGGATAGCCGTCGGCGTAGCCCATGCCGACCACGGCGACCTCGGTGTCCTGCGGGGCCCGCCACAGCGCCCCGTAGCTGACTCCCTCGCCCGCCCGGACGGTGTGGCGCTGGTTGACACGGGCGCGCAGGGTCTGGACGGGCCGCAGCCCGGCCGCCGCGCGCAGGTGCGGCGGCGCGAACCCGTAGGCCGCCAGCCCCGGCCGCGCCAGCGCCATGCCCGGCAGCGCCCCGAAGCTCAGGACGCCGCCGCCGTTCGCTGCGTGGGCCAACAGCGGCGGCAGCTCGGCCAGCACGGCCTGAAAGCGGGCGAACTGCTCGCGGGCATAGCTCAGGTCCGGCTCGTCAGCAATCGCGAAGTGGGTGTAGGCCCCTTCCAGCAGCCCGCGCTCGGCCAGCAGGCGGCCCACCGCGACGGCCTCCTCGGGGCGCGCGCCCAGGCGGTTCATGCCGGTGTCCACCTTCAGGTGCGCGCGGGCGTGGGGGGGCAGCGCCCCGGCCTCGGCCAGCGAGGCGACCGGCAACCGCACCCCCAGGTCGGCCAGCGGCCCGACCTCCTCGGGGGCGGCGGGGCTGAGAAGCACGACCGGGCGGCCCAGGTCCAGCCGCGCGAGGCGTTCGGCCTCGATGGGGGTCGCCACCGCCAGCCCCCACACGTCCGGGTGCCGGGCCGCCACGCGGGCCACCAGGTCCAGCCCGTGCCCGTAGGCCTCGGCCTTGACCGGCAGCAGCAGCGCGGCCCCGGCGCGGCGCGACAGGGCGCGCAGGTTGGCGTTCAGGGCGGCTTCGGAGAGGTGGGCGACGGCGCGGGCCAGCATGGTGCCCAGGATAGGCCCGCGCCCGGCAGGCGCCCTCGCCCTGTCTGTCCTCAGACCTCGCCTGGCCGCGCCCGGTAGAGCTTGGCAGGCCGCCCCGCCAGCCCGTACTGGTGGTCGAGTTCGGCCTGCCCGGCGCGCACCAGATGTTCGAGGTAGCGCCACGCGGTCACGCGGCTCAGGCCCACCGCCTCCCCGATCTCCTCGGCGCTGGCGGGCTGGCCGCGTTCGGCGAGGGCGGCCTCCACCCGTTCGAGGGTATGGGGGTCGATGCCGCGCGGCAGGGCGGGGGCCGCCGCGCCGCTGACCCCCAGCAGGCGGTCGAGGCTGGCCTGGTCGTGCCGCCCCGGCGCGCCGGACCCCGCGCCGGACGGCCGCCGGGCGCGGTGCCGGGCCAGCAGCTCGGCCAGCCGCGCCCCCGTGAAGGGCTTGATGAGATAGTCGAAGGCCCCATGCGCCAGCGCGAGGCGGATGCTCGGCTCGTCGTCGGCGGCGGTGATGAGGGCCACGTCGGTCGTGCGGCCCTGCGCGCGCCAGTGGCGCAGCAGCCCCAGGCCGCTGCCGTCGGGCAGATGCACGTCGAGCAGGATCAGGTCGGGCGAGAGCGCCTGCGCCAGCGCGTCGCCCTGCGCGCAGCTCGCGGCGCTGCCGACCACATGCACGTCGGGGTCGCGCTCCAGCAGGTCGCGGTTGATGCGCGCCACCCGCACGTCGTCCTCGACGAGCAGCACCCGCACGCGCGCCGTGCTCACGCCGCCCCCCGGCCGGACACGGCCCGCCCCGGCACCGGCAGGCTGACCTGAAAGACCGTGAGGCCCCCGCGCCGGGTGTGCCGCACGTCGCCGCCCAGCACCTGAATGCGCGCCATGACCCCGGCCAGTCCGTACCCCCGGCCCTCGCCCTTGCTGCTCGCCCCGCGCGTGAACAGCCGCGCCGCCACCTCCGGGCGCACGCCGGGCCCCGAGTCCTCGACCTCGACCTGCATGCCCTCGGGGTCCTCGCCGATGAGGACCGTGACCTGCCCCGGCTGCCCGCCCAGCGCCTCGAAGGCGTTCTCGGTGAGGTTGCCGACCGCCGTGACGAGGGTGTCGGCATGGCGCTCCCACACCGGCGAGAGGCTGCTGCCCTCGGCCACCTGAAACTCGATGCCGAGTTCCTGGGCGCGCTCGCGCTTGCCGGCCAGCAGCGCGACCAGCCGGGGCACCTGCACGTCGCGCAGGAGCTGGCGGAACTGCGCGTCCGAGTGGATCTCGGCATTCAGGACCCCCAGCGCCTCCTCCGAGCGGCCCAGTTGCAGCAGGCCCGACAGGACGTGCAGGCGGTTCTGGTACTCGTGGGTCTGGGCGCGCAGCACGTCCACGAAGCCGCGCGCGTGCGTGAGTTCCTCGGCGAGCGCCAGCGCCTCGGCCCGGTCGCGGAAGCCCGCGACGAAGCCCCCACCCTCCAGCGGCTCGATGTTCACGAGCACCGGCTGGCCGCGCAGGTCCACTTCCAGGTTCTGCTGGCGGCCCTGCCCCGGCAACAGGGCCAGTTCGGGCCACACGCCCGCGAGCAGGGCGGGCGTCTGGCGGCTGCCCAGCATCTCGGCGGCGCGGTCGCTGATCAGGGTCACGACGCCCGGCGCACTCACGGCGATCACGCCCTCACGCAGCGCGGCCAGCACGGCGCGCTGCTGGCGCACCAGCGCGGCGATCTGTTCGGGCTCCAGGTTCAGGATCTCGGCGCGCAGCCGCCGCGCCGCCCAGCTCGCCCCCGCCGTGCCCAGCGCCAGCGCCAGCAGGAACCACGGCGCGAGGCTCAGCAGCGCCGATCCCACCAGGTTCCAGGCCTGCGGCATGAGGTAGCCGGTACTCACCACCCCGACCACCCGCGTGCCGGGCTGCCCCCCGGCCCACACCGGCACCTTGCCGCGCACACTCAGGCCCAGCGAGCCGCGCGCCACGCTGACCACCTCCTGCCCCGAGAGCGGCTGAGCGTTGTCGCCGCCCTCCATCGGCTGCCCCAGGCGCTCGGGCAACGGGTGCGAGAGCCGCAGGCCCAGACGGTTGCCCACCACGATGAAGTCGGCGCCGCTCTCGTCGAGCAGGCCGTTGACCAGGGTGTTCAGCACCGGATTCGGCCCTCCCGACTCGGCGCCCCGGTACACGAGGGGCAGCTGCGACACGAGGCGCGAGGTGGTCAGGGCCCGCTCGCCCAGGCGCTGCCGGGCCTGTCCGTAGGCCTGCACCGTCTGCACGAGCACCAGCAGCGCGGTCATGGCACACAGCACCAGCAGGTGCAGCCGCACCAGCCGGCCCTGCAAGCCTACCCCCGGACCACCGAGCAGGCGGTGGCCCAGGGCGAGACGCGCCGGAAGCGGGCGGAGGAAGGCAGCCATGACGATTCGATCCGCACTCTAGTACATCTGGCCCGCCCGGCCCTTTTCGCAGCCCGGCCCGGGCGCCGCCACTTGCGTACATTGCGTTCACGGTTGTGCATTAATCCCACAAAAAAAGCGTGCTGGACGTACAAAAAGACTTGCGTACCCCCAGGATGAAGGCTAGATTGAGAAGCGTTACACAACACCCAGACCTGTGCGGCCAGCCGTGGCCTGCACCCGGAGGACCTATGAACAAAGCCGCCCTGTTGGCTGCCCTGGCCGTGAGCGCCGCGCCCCTCGCCAGCGCCCAGACCCTGAACAACGTCCGTATCATGGCCCCCGCCAGCCCCGGCGGCGGCTGGGACCAGACCAGCCGCGCCATCCAGACCGTCATGCAGAACCAGAACCTCGCCAAGCCGGTGCAGGTGTTCAACGTGTCCGGCGCCGGCGGCACCATCGGCCTGGCCCAGCTGTACAACAGCAAGGGCGACGGCAACCAGATGATGACCATGGGCCTCGTGATGGTCGGCGCGATCCTGACCAACTCCAGCAAGGTGGACCTGAGCCGCGTGACCCCCCTGGCCCGCCTGACCGGCGAGTACGAGGTGCTCGTCGTGCCGGCCAACAGCCCCTACAAGAGCATGAAGGACTTCGCCGCCGCCTGGAAGGCCAACAACGGCCTGGCGGTCGCGGGCGGCAGCGCCGGCGGCACCGACCACATGCTGGTGGGCCTGCTCGCCAAGTCGGCCGGCGTGGACCCCAAGAAGATGAACTACGTGCCCTTCTCGGGCGGCGGCGAGACCCTGGCGGCCGTGCTGGGCAACCAGGTGGCCGGCGCGGTGGCGGGCTACGGCGAGTTCGAGGCCCAGATCAAGGCCGGGCGCCTGCGCGCCATCGGCATCAGCGCGCCCAAGCGCCAGCCCGGCATCGACGCCCAGACCTTCAAGGAGCAGGGCTACGCCGTGGAACTCGCCAACTGGCGCGGCATCGTGGCCCCCCCCGGCGTGAGCGCGGCCGACAAGGCCAAGCTCGTCGGCGCGCTCGACAAGATGCACGCCAGCAAGGAGTGGCAGGACACCCTCAAGACGCGCGGCTGGACCGACCTGTACATGAGCGGCAGCAAGTACGACATCTTCCTGAAGACCGAGGCCAACCGCGCCAAGGGCATCCTCCAGGAAATCGGCCTGGTGAAGTGAGCCGCTGAAGCTCAGGCGTCGGGGGGCGGGGTCGTCCGGTATGCGGCACCCCGCCCCCCGCTTCATTTCAACCTGACGCATGTCTGAGTACGGGCTCAAGGAGCGCATATGACTGAACCTCACCTTTCTTCACCGCCGCAGCGGCGCGGCGTGAGCCTGCCGGACCTGCTGGTGGCGCTGGGCATCCTGCTGCTGGGTGCGGGGCTGCTGTACGGAACGTCGCAGATTCCCTTCGGCATCAACGCGGTCGTGGGGCCGCGCGTCTTTCCGCTCATCGTGAGCATCGGCACGCTGCTGTTCGGGGCGCTGCTGCTCGTCGGGGCGCTGCGCGGCGACCGCGCCGAACCCGGCGCCGAGGAGGACACCGACCCCGACGCGCCGGTCAGCCTCGCCAACCCCGCGATCATCCTGGGCGGTTTCCTGCTGGGCACGCTGGTGCTGCAACCGCTGGGCTTCGTGCTGGGCACGGCCATCATGTACTTCAGCGTGGCCTACGCCTTCGGGGAGCGGCGCTACGGCCTGATGGCCTTCGTGGCGCTCGTCGTGGCGCTCGTCACCTACCTGCTGTTCACGCGTGGCCTGGACCTGAACCTGCCGGCCGGCATCCTGAGAGGAATCCTGTAATGGACGCCCTGACTTCCCTGTTCGCGGGCTTCGAGACGGCCCTGAGTCCCCTGAACCTGCTGTGGGCCCTCATCGGCGTGACGCTGGGCACCCTGGTCGGCGTGCTGCCGGGCATCGGGCCGGCGCTCACCGTCGCCCTGCTGCTGCCGGTCACGGCCAAGCTGCCCCCGGTCAGCGCCTTCATCATGTTCGCGGGCATCTACTACGGCGGCATGTTCGGCGGTTCGACCACCAGTATCCTGCTGAACACGCCCGGCGAGTCGAGCAGCATCATCACGGCGCTGGAAGGCAACAAGATGGCCCGCCGGGGGCGCGCCGCCGCCGCCCTGGCGACCGCCGCCATCGGCAGCTTCATCGCCGGGACCATCGGCACCGTCCTGCTGACCTTCTTCGCGCCCGCGATCGCCGACATCGCCGTGCAGATTCCGCCCTCGGCCAAGTTCGCCCTGATCATGCTGGCCTTCGTGACCATCAGCGCGACCTTCGGCGGCAGCCCCCTGCGCGGGCTGGTCAGCCTGTTCTTCGGCCTCGCCATCGGCCTGGTCGGCACCGATCTCCAGAGCGGGCAGTCGCGCTTCGCGCTGGGCCGCCCCGAACTGCTCGACGGCATCGACTTCATCACGGTGGTCATCGGCCTGTTCGCCATCGGGGAGACGCTGTACGTCGCCAGCCGCTACCGCAAGAGCCAAGACGTGATCAAGCTCGAAGGCGGCGCGGCCATGAACCGCGAGGACTGGCGCCGCAGCTGGAAGCCCTGGCTGCGCGGCACGGCGCTGGGCTTTCCCTTCGGGGCCATTCCGGCGGGCGGCGCCGAGATTCCGACCTTCCTGAGCTACACCCTGGAGAAGAAACTCAGCAAGCACCCCGAGGAGTTCGGCAAGGGCGCCATCGAGGGCGTCGCCGGGCCCGAGGCCGCCAACAACGCCTCGGCGGCGGGCGTGCTCGTGCCGCTGCTCACGCTGGGTCTGCCCACGAGCGCCACGGCCGCCATCCTGCTCGCGGCCTTCCAGCAGTACGGCCTGCAACCGGGACCGCTGCTGTTCATCACGAACGGCGACCTCGTGTGGGGCCTGATCGCCTCGCTGTACATCGGCAACGTCATGCTGCTGCTCCTGAACCTGCCGCTCGCGCCCGTGTGGGCCCGGCTGCTCCTGATTCCGCGCCCCTTCCTGTACGCCGGGATTCTGGTGTTCAGTACGGTCGGCGTATACAGCCTGAACAACAGCGTGTTCGACCTCGTGCTGCTGGCCATCTTCGGATTGATCGGCTACGGCATGCGCCGCTTCGACTTCCCGGTCACGCCCGCCATCATCGGCGTGGTGCTCGGGCCGACGGCCGAGTCGTTCTTCCGCACGGCCATGCAGCAGAGCAACGGCGACGCGAGCATCTTCGTGCGCCAGCCGCTGACCGCCTTCATTCTGCTGATCGTGCTCGTCGCGCTCGTGCTGCCGCCCATCCTGCGGATGCGGGCCCGCAAGACCGTCGCCGCCTGAACCCGGCCACGAAAAAGCCCCCGACCAGTGACGGTCGGGGGCTTTTTCGTGGTGCTCGGCTTACTGCGCTTCGCTGTAGCGGCGGGACACTTCGTCCCAGTTCACGACGTTCCAGAACGCCTTGAGGTAGTCGGGGCGCTTGTTCTGGTAGTTGAGGTAGTAGGCGTGCTCCCACACGTCCACGCCCAGGATCGGGGTGCCGCTCACGCCGGCCACGCCCTCGCCCATCAGCGGGCTGTCCTGGTTGGCGGTGCTCACGACGGCCAGCTTGCCGTCCTTGACGACCAGCCACGCCCAGCCGCTGCCGAAGCGGGTCTTGGCGGCGTCCTCGAACTTTTCCTTGAAGGCGTCGAAGGACCCGAAGGCCTCGACGATGGCGTCGGCCAGCGCGCCGCTCGGCGCGTTGCTCTCGCCCTTGCTCGTGCCCAGGACGGTCCAGAACAGGCTGTGGTTGGCGTGGCCGCCCGCGTTGTTGCGCAGCACGCCCTTCTTGTCGGCGGGCAGGCTGTCGAGCTTCTGGATGAGTTCCTCGACCGGCACGCCGTCGAACTCGGTGCCCGCCAGCGCCTTGTTCGCGTTGTCGATGTAGGCCTGGTGGTGCTTGGTGTGGTGGATCTCCATCGTGCGGGTGTCGATGTGGGGTTCCAGGGCGTCGTAGGCGTAGGGCAGGCTGGGCAGTTCGTAAGGCATAGGTGCTCCTTTGTGTGGGTGGGCCGCCGGGCGGGAAGACCCGGCGGCCCACCTCGTTCCGCCGCTCATCTTACGCGCCCTTCATGTGACCGTCAGGCTCGGACGGGCTTTAGCGGAGCTTGAGAAAAGTTCCCGGCAGCAGAACACCTCCCCGGCCGGGGAGGCGCGTGTGGAAAACGGGTGTTACTTCAGGCGGCCCAGGGCGTCCTGCGCCGCGCGGTAGCCGGGGTTGAGCTTCAGGGCGCGCTCGTAGTTCTCGCGGGCCTTGAGGTTGTCCGGGGCGATCAGGCCGGCGCTGCGCTCGTAGGAGACGCCCAGGTAGTAGGCGTACTCGGGCGCGGTGCTGTCGAGGGCCGCCGCCTTGGTCAGGTTCTCGCGGGCCGCGCGCAGGTCGCCGCCGTCGAGGCTCAGGCGCCCGAGGTAGTAGTAGAACTCGGGGTAGCGCAGCGGGTCGAGGGTCACGGCCTGCGTGAGCTGCGCGCGGGCGGTCGTGGCGTCCTTGGCGAGGTAGCTGACCACGCCGTACTGGCCCACGGCATAGGCGTTGGTCGGCGCGAGTCGGGCGGCCTGGGCGGCCTCGGGCTTGGCGGCCGTCACGTTGCCGCTCAGGGCGAGCAGCTTGGCGTAGTAGGCGCGGTTGTACGGATCGCGCGGGTCGGTGATGACCGCCTGTTGCAGGCTGCTGATGGCCTGCGGCAGGTTGCCGGTCGCGAAGTACATGTCGCCCAGGTTGAACAGGATCAGGCTGTTGTCGGGGTTCAGGGTGCTGGCCTGCTTGAAGGCGTCGATGGCGCGCGCCGCGTCGCCCTGGAGGCGGTACACGTTGCCGCGCTCGTTGAGCACCTTGCTGAGGTTCAGGTTCCTGCTGTCGCCGCCCTGGGCGGTCACGACGCCCTCGGCGCTCTGCAAGACGCCCAGGGCCGCCGCCAGGTTGCCCGACACCGCCGCGCGGTCGCCGCTGCCGCCGTACTGCTGCTGGTAGGCCTGCGACAGGGCGATGTAGCCGCTGATGCCCTGCGGGTCGGCCTGCACGAGCTGGCGCAGCGTCTCGATGGCCGGGCCATAGAGCCGCAGCTTGACCTGCGAGCGTCCCAGTCCCAGCAGGGCGGCCCCGCTGCGGGGGTCGAGTT encodes:
- a CDS encoding DciA family protein, encoding MTRRRLGGPRGLSELMGATLGTAKLARGVGRARALLLWPQAVGPEIARMTRPRSQQGGTLYVEVRDSTTAHHLTMQRHHFLKRLNAMLAEGNGRPEDAVRELRFSVGTVRAPENTPRAAPLPAPDRARARQLVQEVADPELRQAALRAAEAVTRARRWREEQGWRPCPVCGERCPAPTRLPGEAPPPEAPPCRACALTLEDPNVRRAARVVARTPERLDALETTLGGSGRLAARHLALELLDDQLGLLALECVRSGGENNYLSFLRAQAETYLMLKLGKARGDLRRADHAALPERVRQVLAAGQP
- a CDS encoding tripartite tricarboxylate transporter permease, with product MDALTSLFAGFETALSPLNLLWALIGVTLGTLVGVLPGIGPALTVALLLPVTAKLPPVSAFIMFAGIYYGGMFGGSTTSILLNTPGESSSIITALEGNKMARRGRAAAALATAAIGSFIAGTIGTVLLTFFAPAIADIAVQIPPSAKFALIMLAFVTISATFGGSPLRGLVSLFFGLAIGLVGTDLQSGQSRFALGRPELLDGIDFITVVIGLFAIGETLYVASRYRKSQDVIKLEGGAAMNREDWRRSWKPWLRGTALGFPFGAIPAGGAEIPTFLSYTLEKKLSKHPEEFGKGAIEGVAGPEAANNASAAGVLVPLLTLGLPTSATAAILLAAFQQYGLQPGPLLFITNGDLVWGLIASLYIGNVMLLLLNLPLAPVWARLLLIPRPFLYAGILVFSTVGVYSLNNSVFDLVLLAIFGLIGYGMRRFDFPVTPAIIGVVLGPTAESFFRTAMQQSNGDASIFVRQPLTAFILLIVLVALVLPPILRMRARKTVAA
- the fni gene encoding type 2 isopentenyl-diphosphate Delta-isomerase, which translates into the protein MTRSPAAPTPHDIAERKLRHLDACLDPRSQYQTLRTGLETVPWPYRALPERDLDAVDLSTTFLGRRLSAPVLVGAMTGGAERAGRINFNLARAAGRLGLGMMLGSQRVMLERPEARATFAVRDVAPDILLVGNLGAAQFGLGYGPAEATRAVREIGADALAIHVNPLQEALQPGGDTRWAGLAARLAEVVPALDFPAVLKEVGHGLDAATLRAVAGAGFAAYDVAGAGGTSWARVEQLVHRGEVLSPDLCDLGVPTAQALRDARQAAPHVPLIASGGIRTGLDAARALALGAQVVAVARPLLEPALESSEAAEAWLENFVRELRVALFVGGYGGVEEVRGSQP
- a CDS encoding Bug family tripartite tricarboxylate transporter substrate binding protein, with translation MNKAALLAALAVSAAPLASAQTLNNVRIMAPASPGGGWDQTSRAIQTVMQNQNLAKPVQVFNVSGAGGTIGLAQLYNSKGDGNQMMTMGLVMVGAILTNSSKVDLSRVTPLARLTGEYEVLVVPANSPYKSMKDFAAAWKANNGLAVAGGSAGGTDHMLVGLLAKSAGVDPKKMNYVPFSGGGETLAAVLGNQVAGAVAGYGEFEAQIKAGRLRAIGISAPKRQPGIDAQTFKEQGYAVELANWRGIVAPPGVSAADKAKLVGALDKMHASKEWQDTLKTRGWTDLYMSGSKYDIFLKTEANRAKGILQEIGLVK
- a CDS encoding tetratricopeptide repeat protein, whose amino-acid sequence is MNARLTLALLCAAALSGALAQTAPTTPAPTTVPTTPAPTVPAAAPATATPATPSAVPVTRPPAANYVIVGNVYYEQGKFDQAYVAFRAAAELDPRSGAALLGLGRSQVKLRLYGPAIETLRQLVQADPQGISGYIALSQAYQQQYGGSGDRAAVSGNLAAALGVLQSAEGVVTAQGGDSRNLNLSKVLNERGNVYRLQGDAARAIDAFKQASTLNPDNSLILFNLGDMYFATGNLPQAISSLQQAVITDPRDPYNRAYYAKLLALSGNVTAAKPEAAQAARLAPTNAYAVGQYGVVSYLAKDATTARAQLTQAVTLDPLRYPEFYYYLGRLSLDGGDLRAARENLTKAAALDSTAPEYAYYLGVSYERSAGLIAPDNLKARENYERALKLNPGYRAAQDALGRLK
- a CDS encoding ATP-binding protein, with product MTALLVLVQTVQAYGQARQRLGERALTTSRLVSQLPLVYRGAESGGPNPVLNTLVNGLLDESGADFIVVGNRLGLRLSHPLPERLGQPMEGGDNAQPLSGQEVVSVARGSLGLSVRGKVPVWAGGQPGTRVVGVVSTGYLMPQAWNLVGSALLSLAPWFLLALALGTAGASWAARRLRAEILNLEPEQIAALVRQQRAVLAALREGVIAVSAPGVVTLISDRAAEMLGSRQTPALLAGVWPELALLPGQGRQQNLEVDLRGQPVLVNIEPLEGGGFVAGFRDRAEALALAEELTHARGFVDVLRAQTHEYQNRLHVLSGLLQLGRSEEALGVLNAEIHSDAQFRQLLRDVQVPRLVALLAGKRERAQELGIEFQVAEGSSLSPVWERHADTLVTAVGNLTENAFEALGGQPGQVTVLIGEDPEGMQVEVEDSGPGVRPEVAARLFTRGASSKGEGRGYGLAGVMARIQVLGGDVRHTRRGGLTVFQVSLPVPGRAVSGRGAA
- a CDS encoding response regulator translates to MSTARVRVLLVEDDVRVARINRDLLERDPDVHVVGSAASCAQGDALAQALSPDLILLDVHLPDGSGLGLLRHWRAQGRTTDVALITAADDEPSIRLALAHGAFDYLIKPFTGARLAELLARHRARRPSGAGSGAPGRHDQASLDRLLGVSGAAAPALPRGIDPHTLERVEAALAERGQPASAEEIGEAVGLSRVTAWRYLEHLVRAGQAELDHQYGLAGRPAKLYRARPGEV
- the sodA gene encoding superoxide dismutase [Mn], which encodes MPYELPSLPYAYDALEPHIDTRTMEIHHTKHHQAYIDNANKALAGTEFDGVPVEELIQKLDSLPADKKGVLRNNAGGHANHSLFWTVLGTSKGESNAPSGALADAIVEAFGSFDAFKEKFEDAAKTRFGSGWAWLVVKDGKLAVVSTANQDSPLMGEGVAGVSGTPILGVDVWEHAYYLNYQNKRPDYLKAFWNVVNWDEVSRRYSEAQ
- a CDS encoding tripartite tricarboxylate transporter TctB family protein yields the protein MTEPHLSSPPQRRGVSLPDLLVALGILLLGAGLLYGTSQIPFGINAVVGPRVFPLIVSIGTLLFGALLLVGALRGDRAEPGAEEDTDPDAPVSLANPAIILGGFLLGTLVLQPLGFVLGTAIMYFSVAYAFGERRYGLMAFVALVVALVTYLLFTRGLDLNLPAGILRGIL
- the alr gene encoding alanine racemase yields the protein MLARAVAHLSEAALNANLRALSRRAGAALLLPVKAEAYGHGLDLVARVAARHPDVWGLAVATPIEAERLARLDLGRPVVLLSPAAPEEVGPLADLGVRLPVASLAEAGALPPHARAHLKVDTGMNRLGARPEEAVAVGRLLAERGLLEGAYTHFAIADEPDLSYAREQFARFQAVLAELPPLLAHAANGGGVLSFGALPGMALARPGLAAYGFAPPHLRAAAGLRPVQTLRARVNQRHTVRAGEGVSYGALWRAPQDTEVAVVGMGYADGYPRNATLKASVLIGGERRPVLGRICMDQMMVDVTGLDVGPGDWAELWGDGDITVSEVAAWGDTIEYEVLTGLGARVERRMGEEGAEG